One Candidatus Cardinium hertigii DNA window includes the following coding sequences:
- the uvrA gene encoding excinuclease ABC subunit UvrA encodes MVALDHLNPREYLIIRGARTHNLKNISVAIPHNQLVVVAGLSGSGKSSLIVDTLFVEAQRRYIESLSTHARQFLGKMAKPAVDSIEGVRPAIAIQQGVVHKNPRSTVATVTELADYFYLLYARIGITYSPLSGQVVQKDSVTDVVDYLYQQEEGTKLLLLYPIACSNQEALLAQLSAAQGKGFTRVMQADQLFFIEEILLGTISLRLDQPLYGLVDRLVVRKQDPHSQRRAADSVQVAFTEGDGRIAVSVIGGGQRLFSDRFERDGMLFELPSVPFFNSNTPYGACKQCAGLGYVIDLAEEKVIPNSALSLAEGAVAPWQGPIMRKWLAPLSVQQKTFDLLLHTPYSALTADQKEIIWKGKGDFIGIEPFFEFCAKQTDKIHYRVLLSRYRSKKVCPLCQGSCMRVDTKYVRIGPYALGELLTLPLQQVLAFCTALPLTVWQASVAQRIVTEIKNRLHYLVSVGLGYVTLNRPIDTLSNGEYQRVRLATALGSPLCGVLYILDEPTAGLHPRDIHRLTQQLVHLKEQGNTVIVIEHEAQVMQVADRIIEIGPEAGIGGGNLVFEGNLSELLQSEATHTARYLKGSEQIPLPKQRRDWCHSLWIKQARLHNLKDVTVAFPLQLLTVVTGVSGSGKSSLVSGVLYPALVAHLAGASRSAGSKDTLVGDFHCIQAVEHMQHHALGKWARSNPLTYLGLYDYIRTCFAQTALARKRNYQRGHFSFYSAKGQCSSCRGEGIQKIEMQFMAAIELPCEVCQGNRFKPEILDVTYCGKNITQLLHMTVAEALVFFADHACLMQSFKALQAIGLAYIALGQSFRSLSAGERQRLKLAYYLAKETKDQSILFILDEPTTGLHLRDVHLLVMALHALVQRGHTVIVMEHHLDIISNADWVIDLGPGGGAEGGQVVFTGRPEALLQEADNVTAYHARHGRIHCVD; translated from the coding sequence TTGGTTGCATTGGACCATTTAAATCCTAGAGAATATCTTATTATTCGTGGTGCGCGCACGCACAATTTAAAAAACATAAGCGTAGCCATACCACACAACCAGCTAGTAGTGGTAGCAGGGTTATCAGGCTCTGGGAAATCTTCCTTAATAGTAGATACGTTATTTGTAGAAGCGCAGCGCAGGTATATAGAGAGTTTAAGCACCCATGCGCGCCAATTTTTAGGGAAAATGGCAAAACCTGCGGTTGATTCCATAGAAGGCGTACGCCCTGCTATTGCCATTCAGCAAGGTGTCGTACACAAAAACCCACGTTCTACGGTAGCTACCGTTACGGAGCTAGCGGATTATTTCTATTTGCTCTATGCCCGTATAGGGATTACCTATTCTCCCCTTAGCGGTCAAGTAGTGCAAAAAGACAGCGTCACAGATGTGGTAGATTACCTCTATCAACAGGAGGAGGGAACCAAGCTATTGCTACTGTATCCTATAGCATGCAGCAATCAGGAAGCTTTATTAGCGCAATTAAGCGCAGCGCAGGGGAAGGGATTTACGCGGGTTATGCAAGCCGATCAATTATTTTTTATAGAAGAAATTCTTTTAGGTACGATTTCCTTACGGCTTGACCAGCCGCTTTATGGCCTAGTAGATCGCCTAGTAGTGCGCAAACAAGATCCCCATAGCCAGCGTAGGGCAGCAGATTCCGTTCAAGTAGCTTTTACAGAAGGGGATGGTCGGATAGCAGTAAGCGTTATCGGGGGAGGGCAGCGCCTCTTTTCAGATCGCTTTGAGCGGGATGGTATGCTATTTGAGCTCCCTAGTGTTCCTTTTTTTAATAGCAATACCCCTTATGGTGCTTGCAAGCAGTGTGCAGGGTTGGGGTATGTAATAGACCTAGCAGAAGAAAAAGTTATTCCCAATTCGGCGCTTTCCCTAGCAGAAGGCGCGGTAGCACCTTGGCAAGGACCCATCATGCGCAAATGGTTAGCCCCCCTTTCGGTGCAGCAGAAGACCTTTGACCTCCTCCTGCATACGCCTTATAGCGCTTTAACAGCCGATCAAAAAGAAATCATCTGGAAGGGGAAAGGAGATTTCATCGGTATAGAGCCTTTTTTTGAGTTTTGTGCCAAGCAAACTGATAAAATACACTATCGCGTACTTTTATCCCGTTACCGCTCTAAGAAAGTGTGTCCGCTCTGTCAGGGCAGCTGCATGCGTGTAGATACTAAGTATGTACGCATAGGTCCGTATGCCCTAGGGGAACTTCTGACCTTGCCCCTGCAACAAGTATTGGCTTTTTGCACTGCGCTACCTCTTACCGTATGGCAAGCCAGCGTTGCCCAAAGAATTGTAACAGAAATTAAGAATAGGCTCCATTACCTAGTAAGCGTAGGGTTAGGGTATGTAACGTTAAACAGGCCCATCGATACGCTATCGAATGGCGAGTATCAGCGGGTTAGATTGGCTACTGCATTAGGGAGTCCCCTTTGCGGGGTACTCTATATTTTGGATGAGCCCACTGCTGGGTTACATCCACGCGATATCCATCGGTTGACACAGCAGTTGGTACATTTAAAGGAGCAAGGCAATACAGTCATCGTCATAGAGCATGAAGCGCAGGTGATGCAGGTAGCCGATAGGATTATAGAGATAGGACCTGAAGCAGGCATAGGCGGGGGGAATCTTGTTTTTGAAGGCAATTTATCAGAGCTATTACAATCCGAAGCAACCCATACAGCCCGTTATTTAAAGGGAAGCGAGCAAATTCCGCTACCCAAGCAGCGGCGGGATTGGTGCCATAGTCTATGGATCAAGCAAGCCCGCCTACATAATTTAAAGGACGTTACCGTAGCCTTTCCCTTACAGCTGTTAACGGTAGTTACAGGTGTAAGTGGATCAGGCAAATCCTCCTTAGTTTCAGGCGTATTGTATCCCGCATTGGTAGCGCATTTAGCAGGCGCAAGCAGGTCCGCTGGGTCAAAAGATACATTAGTAGGTGATTTTCATTGTATTCAGGCAGTAGAGCATATGCAGCATCATGCGTTAGGGAAGTGGGCACGTTCCAATCCACTTACCTATTTAGGATTATATGATTATATACGCACCTGTTTTGCGCAGACCGCCTTAGCCCGCAAGCGCAACTACCAGCGCGGGCATTTTTCCTTTTATTCAGCCAAGGGTCAATGCAGCAGTTGCCGCGGGGAAGGTATACAAAAAATAGAAATGCAATTTATGGCAGCCATTGAATTGCCCTGTGAGGTCTGTCAGGGCAATCGTTTTAAGCCTGAGATACTAGATGTAACCTATTGTGGTAAGAATATTACCCAGCTATTGCACATGACCGTAGCGGAAGCATTGGTTTTTTTTGCGGATCATGCATGTCTTATGCAGTCATTCAAAGCCCTACAGGCCATAGGGTTAGCGTATATTGCCTTAGGGCAATCCTTTCGTTCCTTAAGTGCAGGCGAGCGGCAGCGGCTTAAGTTAGCCTATTACTTAGCCAAGGAAACAAAGGATCAATCCATCTTATTTATATTAGATGAACCTACTACGGGGCTTCATTTACGGGATGTCCATCTATTGGTTATGGCCTTACATGCATTGGTACAGCGGGGTCATACTGTAATTGTAATGGAGCATCATCTAGATATTATTAGCAATGCCGATTGGGTTATTGACTTAGGGCCTGGTGGAGGAGCAGAAGGCGGTCAGGTTGTATTTACCGGTAGGCCGGAGGCGTTGCTACAAGAAGCCGATAATGTTACGGCCTACCATGCAAGACATGGGCGTATCCATTGCGTAGATTAA
- the alaS gene encoding alanine--tRNA ligase: MQSSAIRAQFIQFFQQKGHQHQIAAPIVNKEDPSLLFVNAGMNPFKDIILGYQPIQTARVVSAQPCLRVSGKHNDLEVVGVDGYHHTLFEMLGNWSFGDYFKEAAIQWAWELLTEVYQLPKERLYVTTFAGDPEDNLPEDKETAAIWRNYLPPTHILPFAKKDNFWEMGTQGPCGPCSEIHIDIRPEATRQSIAAAQLVNQENPQVLEVWNLVFMQYNRKNSGKLVELPHKHIDTGMGLERLAMVLQGKMATYDTDIFTPLIQAIEKISGKAYADSTATAAAMRVIADHLRAVAFAIADGALPAATKVGYVVRRILRRAIRYGYSYLAIEEPFIYQLVAPLVAQMGDAYPNLRVQQTTIEEIIQTEEKAFLKTLAAGLQRLHYLNPQGTLAGKVAFELYDSYGFPLDLTKLIAKEKNLILDEAGFEVALQAQQARSQQDAAVTYGDWHQLQPGVTTRFVGYDQLTATTSIVQWRSLTDKRGKRYQLVLAVTPFYPAGGGQVADKGSIHCGTESIAVLDVQKEHGLLIHTVDRLPDPIEGTLAACVDEPSRKETAANHTATHLLQAALRALLGKQLSQKGSLVTASALRFDFTHVAKLTAAQIEAIEAMVNAKIRANIPCLEQRDLPLETAKARGAQALFGEKYAAEVRVITFDEKFSMELCGGTHVKTTGEIGFFKIIRETAIGSGIRRIEALTARNAAEFVNQELTKLVTLSTLLRQPKDIVKVVERLLHEKKQLEKQCQAYETHIIQQVTQQLSVEVEQVGDAYLLIQTVILPHLDALRQVAFQFKARYKKIFIVLATELSHKAQLLILRSEALAATCNAHLLMQSIAPLIEGKGGGQPFVATAGGSNPAAIPVALQMARQLFLDASLAT, translated from the coding sequence ATGCAATCCTCCGCTATACGTGCCCAGTTTATACAGTTTTTTCAACAAAAGGGACACCAGCACCAAATAGCAGCTCCTATTGTAAATAAGGAGGATCCTTCTTTGCTTTTTGTCAATGCAGGGATGAACCCCTTTAAAGATATTATCTTAGGATACCAGCCTATACAAACAGCACGGGTAGTAAGCGCACAGCCCTGCTTGCGGGTATCTGGAAAACATAATGACTTGGAAGTAGTAGGCGTGGATGGCTACCACCATACGTTGTTTGAAATGCTGGGTAATTGGTCCTTTGGGGATTACTTTAAAGAAGCAGCTATCCAGTGGGCCTGGGAATTGCTCACAGAAGTATACCAACTCCCTAAAGAACGGCTCTACGTAACTACATTTGCAGGGGATCCAGAAGATAACCTACCAGAAGATAAGGAAACAGCGGCTATTTGGCGCAACTATTTGCCCCCAACACATATTTTACCCTTTGCTAAAAAAGATAACTTCTGGGAAATGGGAACCCAAGGTCCTTGTGGTCCTTGCTCAGAGATCCATATAGATATACGCCCAGAGGCAACACGCCAATCCATAGCAGCTGCCCAGCTGGTAAACCAAGAAAATCCCCAGGTATTGGAAGTGTGGAATTTGGTCTTTATGCAGTACAACAGAAAAAACAGTGGTAAGCTGGTCGAGCTTCCCCATAAACATATCGATACAGGAATGGGATTGGAACGATTGGCTATGGTGCTACAAGGAAAAATGGCTACCTATGATACGGATATTTTTACACCGCTTATACAAGCAATAGAAAAGATTTCAGGGAAAGCCTATGCGGATAGTACCGCTACTGCTGCGGCTATGCGGGTGATTGCAGACCATCTGCGTGCGGTAGCTTTTGCTATAGCCGATGGCGCGCTGCCTGCCGCTACCAAAGTAGGATATGTAGTGCGCCGTATCTTACGTAGGGCTATCCGTTATGGTTATAGCTACTTGGCTATAGAAGAACCTTTTATTTATCAATTGGTAGCGCCTTTGGTAGCCCAGATGGGGGACGCTTACCCTAACCTTAGGGTACAGCAAACAACTATCGAAGAAATCATACAGACCGAAGAAAAAGCTTTCCTAAAGACCTTAGCAGCTGGGCTTCAGCGGCTGCATTACCTAAATCCGCAAGGTACGCTAGCGGGAAAAGTAGCCTTTGAGCTCTATGATAGCTATGGCTTTCCCTTAGATCTTACAAAATTAATTGCCAAAGAAAAAAACCTCATCCTAGATGAGGCCGGTTTTGAAGTGGCTCTGCAAGCACAACAGGCCCGTTCTCAGCAAGATGCGGCTGTGACCTATGGGGATTGGCATCAGCTGCAACCAGGGGTAACTACGCGTTTTGTAGGGTATGATCAATTAACAGCTACTACTTCTATTGTGCAGTGGCGTAGCCTTACCGATAAAAGAGGGAAACGCTATCAATTGGTATTGGCAGTTACGCCTTTTTATCCAGCAGGAGGGGGACAAGTAGCAGATAAGGGCTCTATACACTGTGGGACGGAATCGATTGCAGTGCTAGATGTACAGAAAGAACATGGCTTACTGATCCATACAGTTGATCGCTTACCAGATCCAATAGAGGGAACCCTAGCGGCTTGTGTGGATGAGCCGTCACGTAAGGAAACCGCTGCAAACCATACAGCTACCCATCTTTTACAGGCTGCCCTTAGGGCCCTACTGGGGAAACAGCTATCCCAAAAAGGTTCTTTGGTAACTGCTTCCGCTTTGCGTTTTGATTTTACCCATGTGGCTAAATTAACCGCTGCACAAATAGAAGCGATTGAAGCAATGGTAAATGCTAAAATTAGAGCCAATATCCCTTGTCTGGAGCAGCGGGACCTGCCTTTGGAAACGGCTAAGGCTAGGGGCGCACAGGCATTATTTGGGGAAAAATATGCGGCTGAAGTAAGGGTTATTACCTTTGATGAAAAGTTTTCTATGGAGCTTTGTGGGGGTACGCATGTCAAAACTACAGGGGAAATTGGTTTCTTTAAAATTATACGTGAAACCGCTATAGGAAGTGGTATACGTAGAATAGAAGCGCTTACAGCACGTAACGCAGCGGAATTTGTAAACCAAGAGCTGACTAAGCTAGTAACTTTATCTACCTTACTGAGGCAACCTAAAGATATAGTCAAGGTAGTAGAGCGCTTACTGCATGAAAAAAAACAGCTGGAAAAACAGTGCCAGGCTTACGAAACCCATATCATTCAACAGGTAACGCAGCAGCTCTCTGTAGAGGTAGAGCAGGTAGGCGATGCTTACCTCCTCATTCAAACAGTAATACTGCCTCATTTGGATGCATTGCGGCAAGTTGCTTTTCAATTTAAGGCGCGGTATAAGAAAATTTTTATTGTATTAGCTACTGAGCTGTCCCATAAGGCTCAGTTGCTTATCTTGCGTTCAGAGGCATTGGCTGCTACCTGTAATGCGCATTTGCTTATGCAGTCGATAGCTCCGCTTATAGAGGGGAAGGGAGGAGGACAGCCTTTTGTCGCAACGGCTGGAGGTAGCAATCCTGCTGCTATACCCGTAGCTTTGCAAATGGCAAGACAGCTGTTCCTGGACGCTTCCTTGGCCACCTAA